Proteins co-encoded in one Setaria viridis chromosome 9, Setaria_viridis_v4.0, whole genome shotgun sequence genomic window:
- the LOC117838395 gene encoding pyridoxine/pyridoxamine 5'-phosphate oxidase 1, chloroplastic isoform X1, translated as MNQLSSSIAVPCAHAPQNTVHATLPLATPVAPRQSAGGGSQSRMLAVASRARDKSATTILSLAMPFLPTTTASATATATNPRPLVPSSHRCKTPTPHLRPPPPVRRLPILPAAPFLPLPPRRGMASLAASAAAAASAEVTHLTQRDAAEIDEQLMGPLGFSVDQLMELAGLSVAEAVAEVYKLSEHTRVLIICGPGNNGGDGLVAARHLYHFGYRPSVCYPKRTPKPLYSGLVTQLESLSIPFITAEDLPDDLSREFDIIIDAMFGFSFHGTPRPPFDDLIQRLVSLAVVGNSDKRPAIVSIDVPSGWHVEEGDVDGGIKPDMLVSLTAPKLCAKKFTGPHHFLGGRFIPPPILNKYGLQLPPYPGTSMCVRIGKAPSVDISSLRENYISPELLESQVMPDPFDQFRKWFDEAVTAGLREPNAMALTTVNKEGKPSSRMVLLKGVDKQGFVWYTNYGGRKAHDLSENPNAALLFYWNEMNRQVRVEGSVEKVPEEESEKYFHSRPRGSQLGAIVSKQSTVIAGREVLQQAYKELEQKYSDGSLIPKPEYWGGYRLTPTLFEFWQGQQSRLHDRLQYSQREVDGSTAWHIERLSP; from the exons ATGAACCAGCTGTCTAGCAGTATCGCCGTGCCATGCGCCCATGCCCCACAGAACACAGTACACGCCACGTTACCGCTCGCCACACCAGTTGCCCCGCGCCAGTCGGCCGGCGGAGGCTCGCAGTCCAGGATGCTGGCCGTCGCATCCAGAGCCCGCGACAAATCGGCCACCACCATCCTCTCCCTTGCTATGCCAttcctccccaccaccaccgcctccgccaccgccaccgccaccaaccCCCGTCCTCTCGTCCCCTCCTCTCATCGCTGCAAAACCCCTACCCCCCACCTCCGTCCCCCgcctcccgtccgccgcctccccatcctccctgccgcccccttcctccccctcccGCCGAGGCGAGGCATGGCGTCGCTGGCGGCCTCGGCAGCCGCGGCCGCATCGGCGGAGGTGACACACCTCACGCAGCGCGACGCGGCGGAGATCGACGAGCAGCTCATGGGCCCGCTCGGGTTCAGCGTCGACCAGCTCATG GAGCTCGCTGGGTTGAGTGTCGCGGAGGCCGTTGCGGAG GTTTACAAGTTGAGTGAACATACAAGGGTCCTTATTATATGTGGTCCAGGAAATAATGGCGGCGATGGTCTGGTAGCTGCTCGTCATCTTTATCACTTTGGGTATAGGCCCTCTGTTTGCTACCCAAAGCGTACGCCCAAACCTCTGTATTCCGGTCTAGTTACTCAG CTTGAGTCACTGTCGATCCCATTCATAACTGCTGAGGACCTACCTGATGACTTATCAAGGGAGTTTGATATTATCATTGACGCAATGTTTGGTTTCTCGTTCCATG GAACACCCAGACCACCCTTTGATGATCTTATCCAAAGGCTTGTTTCATTGGCTGTTGTTGGAAATTCAGATAAAAGACCAGCAATAGTTTCTATCGATGTCCCTTCTGGATGGCATGTTGAAGAGGGAGATGTCGATGGAGGGATTAAACCTGATATGCTG GTGTCGCTGACTGCACCGAAGCTCTGTGCGAAAAAGTTCACTGGCCCACACCATTTTCTTGGGGGTAGGTTTATTCCCCCACCTATTTTGAACAAATATGGACTCCAGCTTCCTCCATACCCTGGCACATCGATGTGTGTGAGAATTGGAAAAGCTCCATCTGTTGACATTTCATCTCTCAGGGAGAACTATATTTCCCCGGAACTTCTTGAGAGTCAAGTGATGCCTGATCCATTTGATCAG tTCCGGAAATGGTTTGATGAAGCAGTCACGGCTGGCCTGCGTGAGCCCAATGCTATGGCTTTAACGACTGTCAATAAGGAGGGGAAACC TTCTTCAAGAATGGTTCTTTTAAAGGGAGTTGATAAGCAGGGATTTGTTTG GTACACAAATTATGGTGGCCGGAAGGCGCATGACTTGTCTGAAAATCCTAACGCAGCACTCCTATTCTACTGGAATGAGATGAACCGTCAG GTAAGAGTTGAAGGGTCAGTTGAGAAGGTTCCAGAAGAAGAATCAGAGAAATATTTCCACAGTCGCCCACGAGGAAGTCAGCTTGGTGCCATAGTCAGTAAGCAG AGTACTGTCATTGCTGGAAGGGAGGTCCTTCAACAGGCGTACAAGGAATTGGAACAAAAATATTCTGATGG TAGCTTGATCCCGAAGCCTGAATACTGGGGTGGCTACAGATTGACACCAACACTTTTTGAGTTCTGGCAAGGCCAACAGTCTCGGTTGCATGACCG GCTACAATACTCACAGCGAGAAGTAGATGGGAGTACAGCGTGGCACATTGAGAGGTTGTCCCCTTGA
- the LOC117838395 gene encoding pyridoxine/pyridoxamine 5'-phosphate oxidase 1, chloroplastic isoform X3, giving the protein MNQLSSSIAVPCAHAPQNTVHATLPLATPVAPRQSAGGGSQSRMLAVASRARDKSATTILSLAMPFLPTTTASATATATNPRPLVPSSHRCKTPTPHLRPPPPVRRLPILPAAPFLPLPPRRGMASLAASAAAAASAEVTHLTQRDAAEIDEQLMGPLGFSVDQLMELAGLSVAEAVAEVYKLSEHTRVLIICGPGNNGGDGLVAARHLYHFGYRPSVCYPKRTPKPLYSGLVTQLESLSIPFITAEDLPDDLSREFDIIIDAMFGFSFHGTPRPPFDDLIQRLVSLAVVGNSDKRPAIVSIDVPSGWHVEEGDVDGGIKPDMLVSLTAPKLCAKKFTGPHHFLGGRFIPPPILNKYGLQLPPYPGTSMCVRIGKAPSVDISSLRENYISPELLESQVMPDPFDQFRKWFDEAVTAGLREPNAMALTTVNKEGKPSSRMVLLKGVDKQGFVWYTNYGGRKAHDLSENPNAALLFYWNEMNRQVRVEGSVEKVPEEESEKYFHSRPRGSQLGAIVSKQSTVIAGREVLQQAYKELEQKYSDGCRTLLFTLFSTFQG; this is encoded by the exons ATGAACCAGCTGTCTAGCAGTATCGCCGTGCCATGCGCCCATGCCCCACAGAACACAGTACACGCCACGTTACCGCTCGCCACACCAGTTGCCCCGCGCCAGTCGGCCGGCGGAGGCTCGCAGTCCAGGATGCTGGCCGTCGCATCCAGAGCCCGCGACAAATCGGCCACCACCATCCTCTCCCTTGCTATGCCAttcctccccaccaccaccgcctccgccaccgccaccgccaccaaccCCCGTCCTCTCGTCCCCTCCTCTCATCGCTGCAAAACCCCTACCCCCCACCTCCGTCCCCCgcctcccgtccgccgcctccccatcctccctgccgcccccttcctccccctcccGCCGAGGCGAGGCATGGCGTCGCTGGCGGCCTCGGCAGCCGCGGCCGCATCGGCGGAGGTGACACACCTCACGCAGCGCGACGCGGCGGAGATCGACGAGCAGCTCATGGGCCCGCTCGGGTTCAGCGTCGACCAGCTCATG GAGCTCGCTGGGTTGAGTGTCGCGGAGGCCGTTGCGGAG GTTTACAAGTTGAGTGAACATACAAGGGTCCTTATTATATGTGGTCCAGGAAATAATGGCGGCGATGGTCTGGTAGCTGCTCGTCATCTTTATCACTTTGGGTATAGGCCCTCTGTTTGCTACCCAAAGCGTACGCCCAAACCTCTGTATTCCGGTCTAGTTACTCAG CTTGAGTCACTGTCGATCCCATTCATAACTGCTGAGGACCTACCTGATGACTTATCAAGGGAGTTTGATATTATCATTGACGCAATGTTTGGTTTCTCGTTCCATG GAACACCCAGACCACCCTTTGATGATCTTATCCAAAGGCTTGTTTCATTGGCTGTTGTTGGAAATTCAGATAAAAGACCAGCAATAGTTTCTATCGATGTCCCTTCTGGATGGCATGTTGAAGAGGGAGATGTCGATGGAGGGATTAAACCTGATATGCTG GTGTCGCTGACTGCACCGAAGCTCTGTGCGAAAAAGTTCACTGGCCCACACCATTTTCTTGGGGGTAGGTTTATTCCCCCACCTATTTTGAACAAATATGGACTCCAGCTTCCTCCATACCCTGGCACATCGATGTGTGTGAGAATTGGAAAAGCTCCATCTGTTGACATTTCATCTCTCAGGGAGAACTATATTTCCCCGGAACTTCTTGAGAGTCAAGTGATGCCTGATCCATTTGATCAG tTCCGGAAATGGTTTGATGAAGCAGTCACGGCTGGCCTGCGTGAGCCCAATGCTATGGCTTTAACGACTGTCAATAAGGAGGGGAAACC TTCTTCAAGAATGGTTCTTTTAAAGGGAGTTGATAAGCAGGGATTTGTTTG GTACACAAATTATGGTGGCCGGAAGGCGCATGACTTGTCTGAAAATCCTAACGCAGCACTCCTATTCTACTGGAATGAGATGAACCGTCAG GTAAGAGTTGAAGGGTCAGTTGAGAAGGTTCCAGAAGAAGAATCAGAGAAATATTTCCACAGTCGCCCACGAGGAAGTCAGCTTGGTGCCATAGTCAGTAAGCAG AGTACTGTCATTGCTGGAAGGGAGGTCCTTCAACAGGCGTACAAGGAATTGGAACAAAAATATTCTGATGG CTGCCGAACATTGTTGTTTACTCTCTTTTCAACTTTCCAAGGATAG
- the LOC117838395 gene encoding pyridoxine/pyridoxamine 5'-phosphate oxidase 1, chloroplastic isoform X2 has translation MNQLSSSIAVPCAHAPQNTVHATLPLATPVAPRQSAGGGSQSRMLAVASRARDKSATTILSLAMPFLPTTTASATATATNPRPLVPSSHRCKTPTPHLRPPPPVRRLPILPAAPFLPLPPRRGMASLAASAAAAASAEVTHLTQRDAAEIDEQLMGPLGFSVDQLMELAGLSVAEAVAEVYKLSEHTRVLIICGPGNNGGDGLVAARHLYHFGYRPSVCYPKRTPKPLYSGLVTQLESLSIPFITAEDLPDDLSREFDIIIDAMFGFSFHGTPRPPFDDLIQRLVSLAVVGNSDKRPAIVSIDVPSGWHVEEGDVDGGIKPDMLVSLTAPKLCAKKFTGPHHFLGGRFIPPPILNKYGLQLPPYPGTSMCVRIGKAPSVDISSLRENYISPELLESQVMPDPFDQFRKWFDEAVTAGLREPNAMALTTVNKEGKPSSRMVLLKGVDKQGFVWYTNYGGRKAHDLSENPNAALLFYWNEMNRQVRVEGSVEKVPEEESEKYFHSRPRGSQLGAIVSKQSTVIAGREVLQQAYKELEQKYSDGREKDFLELFLQNCAMWIFD, from the exons ATGAACCAGCTGTCTAGCAGTATCGCCGTGCCATGCGCCCATGCCCCACAGAACACAGTACACGCCACGTTACCGCTCGCCACACCAGTTGCCCCGCGCCAGTCGGCCGGCGGAGGCTCGCAGTCCAGGATGCTGGCCGTCGCATCCAGAGCCCGCGACAAATCGGCCACCACCATCCTCTCCCTTGCTATGCCAttcctccccaccaccaccgcctccgccaccgccaccgccaccaaccCCCGTCCTCTCGTCCCCTCCTCTCATCGCTGCAAAACCCCTACCCCCCACCTCCGTCCCCCgcctcccgtccgccgcctccccatcctccctgccgcccccttcctccccctcccGCCGAGGCGAGGCATGGCGTCGCTGGCGGCCTCGGCAGCCGCGGCCGCATCGGCGGAGGTGACACACCTCACGCAGCGCGACGCGGCGGAGATCGACGAGCAGCTCATGGGCCCGCTCGGGTTCAGCGTCGACCAGCTCATG GAGCTCGCTGGGTTGAGTGTCGCGGAGGCCGTTGCGGAG GTTTACAAGTTGAGTGAACATACAAGGGTCCTTATTATATGTGGTCCAGGAAATAATGGCGGCGATGGTCTGGTAGCTGCTCGTCATCTTTATCACTTTGGGTATAGGCCCTCTGTTTGCTACCCAAAGCGTACGCCCAAACCTCTGTATTCCGGTCTAGTTACTCAG CTTGAGTCACTGTCGATCCCATTCATAACTGCTGAGGACCTACCTGATGACTTATCAAGGGAGTTTGATATTATCATTGACGCAATGTTTGGTTTCTCGTTCCATG GAACACCCAGACCACCCTTTGATGATCTTATCCAAAGGCTTGTTTCATTGGCTGTTGTTGGAAATTCAGATAAAAGACCAGCAATAGTTTCTATCGATGTCCCTTCTGGATGGCATGTTGAAGAGGGAGATGTCGATGGAGGGATTAAACCTGATATGCTG GTGTCGCTGACTGCACCGAAGCTCTGTGCGAAAAAGTTCACTGGCCCACACCATTTTCTTGGGGGTAGGTTTATTCCCCCACCTATTTTGAACAAATATGGACTCCAGCTTCCTCCATACCCTGGCACATCGATGTGTGTGAGAATTGGAAAAGCTCCATCTGTTGACATTTCATCTCTCAGGGAGAACTATATTTCCCCGGAACTTCTTGAGAGTCAAGTGATGCCTGATCCATTTGATCAG tTCCGGAAATGGTTTGATGAAGCAGTCACGGCTGGCCTGCGTGAGCCCAATGCTATGGCTTTAACGACTGTCAATAAGGAGGGGAAACC TTCTTCAAGAATGGTTCTTTTAAAGGGAGTTGATAAGCAGGGATTTGTTTG GTACACAAATTATGGTGGCCGGAAGGCGCATGACTTGTCTGAAAATCCTAACGCAGCACTCCTATTCTACTGGAATGAGATGAACCGTCAG GTAAGAGTTGAAGGGTCAGTTGAGAAGGTTCCAGAAGAAGAATCAGAGAAATATTTCCACAGTCGCCCACGAGGAAGTCAGCTTGGTGCCATAGTCAGTAAGCAG AGTACTGTCATTGCTGGAAGGGAGGTCCTTCAACAGGCGTACAAGGAATTGGAACAAAAATATTCTGATGG GAGGGAGAAGGATTTTCTTGAATTGTTCCTGCAGAACTGTGCCATGTGGATTTTTGACTAG